Proteins encoded together in one Variovorax paradoxus window:
- a CDS encoding Bug family tripartite tricarboxylate transporter substrate binding protein: protein MTFTRRHMLQTTGASALLASLGQHAFAQASLETATIVTGFAAGGTSDTTCRRIAQKLSPDYAKSAVVENRTGAGGQIAVSYVKGRPADGATILQTPTSILTIYPHIYKKLPYDPMVDLTPVSLACIFDFGFAVGPAVPASVKTVPEFLAWAKANPTGANFGSPAAGSTPHFIGALLGKKSGVELKHAAYRGTQPAMLDLLGGNISAVSGPIGDITQHLASGKVRILGVSGSKRSRFAPDVPTFGEQGIKDMAHSEWFAFFLPAKASPDVVARLNASMKTALAHKDVIEGLGNFGLEAMSSTPGELTDLLKKDTAKWAPIVKEVGFTAEG from the coding sequence ATGACATTCACCCGCCGCCACATGCTGCAGACCACCGGCGCCTCGGCGCTGCTTGCCAGCCTGGGCCAGCACGCCTTTGCGCAAGCCTCGCTCGAAACCGCCACCATCGTCACCGGCTTTGCGGCCGGCGGCACCTCGGACACCACCTGCCGGCGCATCGCGCAGAAGCTCAGCCCCGACTACGCGAAGTCGGCCGTGGTCGAAAACCGCACCGGTGCGGGCGGGCAAATTGCCGTGAGCTATGTGAAGGGCCGGCCCGCCGACGGCGCCACCATCCTGCAGACGCCCACCTCGATCCTCACGATCTATCCGCACATCTACAAGAAGCTGCCGTACGACCCGATGGTCGACCTCACGCCGGTCAGCCTTGCCTGCATCTTCGACTTCGGCTTTGCGGTTGGCCCCGCCGTGCCCGCCAGCGTGAAGACGGTGCCCGAGTTCCTGGCCTGGGCCAAGGCCAACCCGACCGGCGCCAATTTCGGCTCGCCCGCCGCGGGCTCCACCCCGCACTTCATCGGCGCGCTCCTGGGCAAGAAGAGCGGCGTCGAGCTGAAGCATGCCGCCTACCGCGGCACGCAGCCGGCCATGCTCGACCTGCTGGGCGGCAACATCTCGGCGGTGTCGGGCCCCATCGGCGACATCACGCAGCACCTGGCCTCGGGCAAGGTTCGCATCCTGGGCGTCTCGGGTTCCAAGCGCAGCCGCTTCGCGCCCGACGTACCCACCTTCGGCGAGCAGGGCATCAAGGACATGGCACACAGCGAATGGTTCGCCTTCTTCCTGCCCGCCAAGGCCTCGCCCGACGTGGTGGCACGGCTGAACGCATCGATGAAGACCGCACTCGCACACAAGGATGTGATCGAAGGTCTCGGCAACTTCGGGCTGGAAGCCATGTCTTCCACCCCCGGCGAGCTGACCGACCTGCTCAAGAAAGACACCGCGAAGTGGGCGCCGATCGTC
- the ilvD gene encoding dihydroxy-acid dehydratase, protein MTSPTDPKPKRFRSATIREGTIRATTRSFLHALGQDDEDIERPHIGVFHTGGEMSPCNLNLREQAQHAKTGIYAGGGTPHECPVVSVSDGLTMAHSGMRFSLISRELIADSVEASTRGHQWDGIFAIGACDKNLPGLMMGMVRCNVPSVFVHGGSALPGQMPGPDGRDLNVVDTYETIGKVLAGTATHGELDAMSRACLPTAGACAGQFTANTMGMVSEALGLAPIGSSMVPAVFSERAPLMRRAAKNLMKAVMGDSPLPRDIVTRKALENACAVVSATGGSTNAALHLPAIAHEAGIRFHLDDVAEIFARTPLIADLRPGGQYLARDVFYIGGAGVILRTLMEQGFLHGDALTFTGRTMAEELADAAAPDGRVVREAGNPITRDGGLAVLKGNLCPDGALLKTAGLQTLVHRGPARVFNSEEEAQAAVQNRRYEPGDVIVIRNEGPKGSPGMREMLGITALLYGQGMGDKVALLTDGRFSGATRGLCIGYAGPEAADGGPIAVLRDGDVVAIDARPGARSISVELTAEEIALRLSKREVNAGVAHRGLLEKYALTVRPAHQGAVTHSGAVTWLRDES, encoded by the coding sequence ATGACTTCCCCGACCGACCCCAAGCCCAAGCGCTTCCGCTCCGCCACCATCCGCGAAGGCACGATCCGCGCCACCACGCGCAGCTTCTTGCATGCGCTGGGCCAGGACGACGAGGACATCGAGCGCCCGCACATCGGCGTGTTCCACACCGGCGGCGAAATGAGCCCGTGCAATCTCAACCTGCGCGAGCAGGCGCAGCACGCGAAGACGGGCATCTACGCCGGCGGCGGCACGCCGCACGAATGCCCGGTGGTGTCGGTGAGCGACGGGCTCACCATGGCGCATTCGGGCATGCGCTTCTCGCTGATCTCGCGCGAGCTGATTGCCGACAGCGTCGAGGCCTCCACGCGCGGCCACCAGTGGGACGGCATCTTTGCCATCGGTGCCTGCGACAAGAACCTGCCGGGACTGATGATGGGCATGGTGCGCTGCAACGTGCCGAGCGTGTTCGTGCATGGCGGCTCGGCGCTGCCGGGGCAGATGCCGGGACCGGACGGCCGCGACCTCAACGTGGTCGATACGTACGAAACCATCGGCAAGGTGCTGGCTGGCACCGCCACCCACGGCGAACTCGACGCCATGAGCCGCGCCTGCCTGCCCACGGCGGGCGCCTGTGCCGGGCAGTTCACGGCCAACACCATGGGCATGGTGTCCGAGGCGCTGGGGCTTGCGCCCATCGGCTCGAGCATGGTGCCCGCGGTGTTCAGCGAACGGGCGCCGCTGATGCGCCGCGCCGCGAAGAACCTCATGAAGGCGGTGATGGGCGACAGCCCGCTGCCGCGCGACATCGTCACGCGCAAGGCGCTCGAAAACGCCTGCGCCGTGGTGTCGGCCACGGGCGGCTCGACCAACGCCGCGCTGCACCTTCCGGCCATCGCGCACGAAGCGGGCATCAGGTTCCACCTGGACGACGTGGCCGAGATCTTCGCGCGCACGCCGCTCATTGCCGACCTGCGCCCGGGCGGCCAATACCTGGCGCGCGACGTGTTCTACATCGGCGGCGCGGGCGTCATCTTGCGCACGCTGATGGAGCAGGGCTTTCTGCACGGCGATGCGCTCACCTTCACCGGCCGCACCATGGCCGAAGAGCTGGCCGATGCCGCCGCGCCCGACGGCCGCGTGGTGCGCGAAGCCGGCAACCCGATCACCCGCGACGGCGGGCTGGCCGTGCTCAAGGGCAATCTCTGCCCTGACGGCGCGCTGCTCAAGACCGCGGGCCTGCAGACGCTGGTGCACCGCGGACCGGCGCGCGTCTTCAACTCCGAGGAAGAAGCCCAGGCGGCGGTGCAAAACCGCCGCTACGAGCCCGGCGATGTGATCGTGATCCGCAACGAAGGCCCCAAGGGCAGCCCCGGCATGCGCGAGATGCTGGGCATTACCGCCCTGCTCTACGGCCAGGGCATGGGCGACAAGGTGGCCCTTTTGACCGACGGCCGCTTTTCGGGCGCCACGCGCGGGCTGTGCATCGGCTATGCGGGCCCGGAAGCCGCCGACGGCGGGCCAATTGCGGTGCTGCGCGACGGCGATGTGGTGGCCATCGATGCGCGCCCGGGCGCACGCAGCATTTCGGTGGAACTCACGGCGGAAGAAATTGCGCTCCGGCTCTCCAAACGTGAGGTAAACGCGGGGGTAGCGCACCGCGGCTTGCTGGAAAAATATGCGCTCACCGTGCGTCCTGCCCATCAGGGCGCAGTGACCCATTCGGGCGCAGTCACCTGGCTGCGCGACGAGTCGTAA
- the hpaI gene encoding 4-hydroxy-2-oxoheptanedioate aldolase — MQTPLNTFKQAMQAGEQKIGLWVGLADGYVAEILAGTGFDWLLVDGEHAPNDVRSVLAQLQGISSAWSAQPESERSHPVVRVPVGDTTLLKQYLDIGAQTILVPMVDTAEQAARMVQGMRYPPDGIRGMGSALARASRWQAYPGYLHEANAQTCLLVQAETVEAMKNLDAIAATPGVDGVFIGPADLSASMGFVGQPNHPEVQAVIADAIARIRKAGKAPGILSTTEEQARKWLAAGAQFVAVGVDTILLTAAAKQLAAKYKNDRTDKTAAGTATPNGY, encoded by the coding sequence ATGCAAACACCGCTCAACACCTTCAAGCAGGCCATGCAGGCCGGCGAACAGAAAATCGGCCTCTGGGTCGGCCTGGCCGATGGCTACGTGGCCGAGATCCTGGCCGGCACCGGCTTCGACTGGCTGCTGGTCGACGGCGAGCATGCGCCCAACGACGTGCGTTCGGTGCTCGCGCAATTGCAGGGCATTTCCAGTGCATGGTCGGCACAGCCGGAGTCGGAGCGCTCCCACCCCGTGGTGCGCGTGCCGGTGGGCGACACCACGCTGCTCAAGCAGTACCTGGACATCGGCGCGCAGACCATCCTGGTGCCCATGGTCGATACGGCCGAGCAGGCCGCACGCATGGTGCAGGGCATGCGCTACCCGCCGGACGGCATTCGCGGCATGGGCAGCGCCCTGGCGCGCGCCTCGCGCTGGCAGGCCTACCCCGGGTACCTGCACGAAGCCAATGCGCAAACCTGCCTGCTGGTGCAGGCCGAGACGGTCGAGGCCATGAAAAATCTCGACGCCATTGCGGCCACGCCGGGCGTGGACGGCGTGTTCATCGGGCCGGCCGATCTGTCGGCATCGATGGGCTTCGTGGGCCAGCCGAACCACCCCGAGGTGCAGGCCGTGATTGCCGACGCCATTGCGCGCATCCGCAAGGCAGGCAAGGCGCCGGGCATTCTCTCGACCACCGAGGAGCAGGCGCGCAAGTGGCTGGCTGCCGGAGCGCAGTTCGTGGCCGTGGGGGTGGACACCATCTTGCTTACGGCGGCGGCGAAGCAGCTGGCGGCCAAATACAAGAACGACAGAACCGACAAGACCGCTGCGGGCACCGCAACGCCCAACGGCTACTGA
- the hpaH gene encoding 2-oxo-hept-4-ene-1,7-dioate hydratase, protein MLTSDTIARLAAELHESEKSRVQVEHFSKRFPQMMVEDGYAISREWVKAKIAEGRTVKGHKIGLTSRAMQLSSQIDEPDYGTLLDDMFFEQGSDIPFKRFIAPRIEVELAFILGKKLQGPNVSIFDVLAATDYVVPAIEIIDARIEQFDRHTKAPRKVFDTIADNAANAGIVLGGRPVKPDAVDLRWVSALLYKNGVIEESGVAAAVLNHPATGVAWLANKLAPWDEYLEAGEVVLGGSFTRPTTALPGDTFHADYGPLGSIAFRFA, encoded by the coding sequence ATGCTCACTTCCGACACCATCGCCAGGCTGGCGGCCGAGCTGCACGAGAGCGAGAAGTCGCGCGTGCAGGTCGAGCACTTCTCCAAGCGCTTTCCCCAAATGATGGTGGAAGACGGCTATGCCATCTCGCGCGAATGGGTCAAGGCCAAGATTGCCGAAGGCCGCACCGTGAAGGGCCACAAGATCGGCCTTACCTCGCGCGCCATGCAGCTGTCCAGCCAGATCGACGAGCCCGACTACGGCACGCTGCTGGACGACATGTTCTTCGAGCAGGGCAGCGACATTCCCTTCAAGCGTTTCATCGCACCGCGCATCGAAGTCGAGCTGGCCTTCATCCTCGGCAAGAAACTGCAGGGGCCGAACGTGAGCATCTTCGACGTGCTTGCCGCCACCGATTACGTGGTGCCCGCCATCGAGATCATCGACGCGCGCATCGAGCAGTTCGACCGCCACACCAAGGCGCCGCGCAAGGTGTTCGACACCATTGCCGACAACGCGGCCAATGCGGGCATCGTGCTCGGCGGGCGGCCAGTCAAGCCCGACGCGGTCGACCTGCGCTGGGTGAGCGCGCTGCTCTACAAGAACGGCGTGATCGAGGAATCGGGCGTGGCCGCGGCCGTGCTCAACCACCCGGCCACGGGCGTGGCCTGGCTGGCCAACAAGCTCGCGCCGTGGGACGAATACCTCGAAGCCGGCGAAGTGGTGCTCGGCGGCTCGTTCACCCGGCCGACCACCGCCCTGCCGGGTGACACCTTCCACGCCGACTACGGCCCGCTCGGCAGCATCGCCTTTCGTTTCGCTTGA
- a CDS encoding 5-carboxymethyl-2-hydroxymuconate Delta-isomerase: MPHLVILYTPNIEAETDMSALCRTLADTMLEQRDEAGKPVFPIGGTRVLAYPAAHYAVADGKADYAFVYLNIRMAGGRSEAVKKKAGDELLADVRAHFEPIFDKRHIGITLQIDESPGQVYDGKHSNLHPLFNK; the protein is encoded by the coding sequence ATGCCGCACCTCGTAATCCTGTACACGCCCAACATCGAAGCCGAAACCGACATGTCGGCGCTTTGCCGCACGCTGGCCGACACCATGCTGGAACAGCGCGACGAGGCCGGCAAGCCGGTGTTTCCCATTGGCGGAACGCGCGTGCTGGCGTACCCGGCGGCGCACTATGCAGTGGCCGACGGCAAGGCCGACTACGCCTTCGTGTACCTCAACATCCGCATGGCAGGCGGGCGCTCCGAAGCCGTGAAGAAAAAAGCCGGCGACGAGCTGTTGGCCGACGTTCGCGCGCATTTCGAGCCCATCTTCGACAAGCGCCACATCGGCATCACGCTGCAGATAGACGAAAGCCCCGGCCAGGTGTATGACGGCAAGCACAGCAACCTGCATCCCCTTTTCAACAAATAA
- a CDS encoding extradiol ring-cleavage dioxygenase codes for MSLVFAGVCSHAPGITGRAHLADPAVKDEFHVQFNRFGEAMRATKPDAVIVVAAEHFANFFMNNMPAYAIGMADSYEGPIEDPKWLGIEKTKVPGDAALSQRLIREVMQTVDVAYAEEWKFDHGIMVPLHFLTPNFDTKVIPVNINCQGPPLTPLHRAWAFGEALRRACDKAPERIALVGTGGISHWPATPDSGKVNAEWDAEFMRRWCANDREALLSQTDYNDEATYREAGQGGFEIRTFLSVAAAARGKGHILHMKAIPIFAVTCTAATMSIE; via the coding sequence ATGAGTCTTGTATTTGCAGGCGTTTGCAGCCACGCCCCCGGCATTACCGGACGCGCCCACCTGGCCGATCCGGCGGTGAAGGACGAGTTTCACGTGCAGTTCAACCGCTTCGGCGAAGCAATGCGCGCAACCAAACCCGACGCCGTGATCGTCGTGGCGGCCGAGCATTTCGCGAACTTCTTCATGAACAACATGCCGGCCTATGCCATCGGCATGGCCGACAGCTACGAAGGGCCGATCGAAGACCCGAAGTGGCTCGGCATCGAAAAAACGAAAGTGCCGGGCGATGCCGCACTTTCGCAGCGCCTGATCCGCGAGGTGATGCAGACGGTGGACGTGGCCTACGCGGAGGAATGGAAATTCGACCACGGCATCATGGTGCCGCTGCACTTTCTCACGCCCAACTTCGACACCAAGGTCATCCCCGTGAACATCAATTGCCAGGGCCCGCCGCTCACGCCGCTGCACCGCGCCTGGGCTTTTGGAGAAGCCTTGCGCCGCGCCTGCGACAAGGCGCCCGAACGCATTGCGCTGGTGGGCACCGGCGGCATTTCGCACTGGCCCGCCACGCCCGATTCGGGCAAGGTCAATGCCGAGTGGGACGCCGAGTTCATGCGCCGGTGGTGCGCCAACGACCGCGAAGCATTGCTCTCGCAGACCGACTACAACGACGAAGCCACTTACCGTGAAGCGGGCCAGGGCGGCTTCGAGATCCGTACCTTCCTGAGCGTGGCGGCCGCAGCGCGCGGCAAGGGCCACATCCTGCACATGAAGGCCATACCCATCTTCGCGGTGACGTGCACCGCCGCGACGATGTCCATTGAATAA
- a CDS encoding aromatic ring-opening dioxygenase subunit LigA — MSLYAMQKFLFALNRDTEVQRRYAEAGDTRKALLAAYDFNEEEREAIDKGDIGKLYVLGCNGQLLMHFAPLLGIAWADYLEAMREGVRKYGPVRAGIYAMTTGTDEKVAGV, encoded by the coding sequence ATGAGCCTCTACGCCATGCAGAAATTCCTGTTCGCCCTGAACCGCGACACAGAGGTCCAGCGCCGCTACGCAGAAGCCGGCGACACGCGCAAAGCCTTGCTCGCAGCCTATGATTTCAACGAAGAAGAACGCGAAGCCATAGACAAAGGCGACATCGGAAAGCTCTACGTGCTCGGCTGCAACGGACAACTGCTCATGCACTTCGCGCCGCTGCTTGGCATTGCATGGGCAGACTATCTGGAAGCCATGCGCGAAGGCGTACGCAAATACGGACCCGTGCGCGCAGGCATCTACGCAATGACGACGGGCACAGACGAAAAGGTGGCAGGCGTATGA
- the hpaE gene encoding 5-carboxymethyl-2-hydroxymuconate semialdehyde dehydrogenase codes for MQQIHHLIGGKSVAGTDYFETVNPATQEVLAEVASGGEAEVNAAVAAAKEAFPKWAGLPAAERAKLVRKLGDLIAKHVPEIAQTETNDCGQVISQTGKQLIPRAADNFHYFAEMCTRVDGHTYPTPTHLNYTLFHPVGVCALISPWNVPFMTATWKVAPCLAFGNTAVLKMSELSPLTAARLGELALEAGIPSGVLNLVHGYGKEAGEPLVAHPDVRAISFTGSTATGNRIVKSAGLKKFSMELGGKSPFVIFDDADLDRALDAAVFMIFSNNGERCTAGSRILVQQSIYADFAAKFAERAKRIVVGDPLDEKTIVGPMISQGHLAKVRSYIELGPKEGATLLCGGLEVPSNLPDRVKKGNYVMPTVFADVDNRMRIAQEEIFGPVACLIPFKDEADAIRLANDIEYGLSSYVWTENIGRAHRVAAAVEAGMCFVNSQNVRDLRQPFGGTKASGTGREGGTWSYEVFCEPKNVAVSMGSHHIPHWGV; via the coding sequence ATGCAACAGATTCATCACCTCATCGGCGGCAAGAGCGTTGCCGGCACCGACTACTTCGAAACCGTCAACCCCGCCACGCAGGAGGTGCTGGCCGAGGTTGCCTCGGGCGGCGAAGCCGAAGTGAATGCGGCCGTGGCCGCCGCCAAGGAAGCGTTCCCCAAGTGGGCCGGGCTGCCTGCCGCCGAGCGCGCGAAACTGGTGCGCAAGCTGGGCGACCTGATCGCGAAACACGTGCCCGAGATCGCCCAGACCGAGACCAACGACTGCGGCCAAGTCATCTCGCAAACCGGCAAGCAGCTGATTCCGCGCGCGGCCGACAACTTCCACTACTTTGCCGAGATGTGTACGCGCGTCGACGGCCACACCTACCCCACGCCCACGCACCTGAACTACACGCTGTTCCATCCGGTGGGCGTGTGCGCGCTCATCAGCCCGTGGAACGTGCCGTTCATGACGGCCACCTGGAAAGTCGCGCCCTGCCTGGCCTTCGGCAACACCGCGGTGCTGAAGATGAGCGAGCTCTCGCCGCTGACGGCCGCACGGTTGGGCGAGCTCGCGCTCGAAGCAGGCATTCCGTCCGGCGTGCTGAACCTGGTGCACGGCTACGGCAAGGAAGCGGGCGAACCGCTGGTGGCGCACCCCGATGTGCGCGCGATTTCGTTCACCGGCTCCACCGCTACGGGCAACCGCATCGTGAAGAGCGCGGGCCTGAAGAAGTTCAGCATGGAACTGGGCGGCAAGAGCCCGTTCGTGATCTTCGACGACGCCGACCTGGACCGCGCGCTCGACGCGGCGGTGTTCATGATCTTCAGCAACAACGGCGAGCGCTGCACGGCCGGCTCGCGCATCCTGGTGCAGCAGTCGATCTACGCGGACTTTGCCGCTAAGTTCGCCGAGCGTGCCAAGCGCATCGTCGTGGGCGACCCGCTCGACGAGAAGACGATCGTCGGCCCGATGATTTCGCAGGGGCACCTGGCAAAGGTGCGCAGCTACATCGAGCTCGGCCCGAAGGAAGGCGCGACGCTCTTGTGCGGCGGGCTCGAGGTTCCAAGCAACCTGCCCGACCGCGTGAAGAAGGGCAACTATGTGATGCCCACGGTCTTCGCCGATGTCGACAACCGCATGCGGATTGCGCAAGAAGAAATCTTCGGCCCGGTCGCCTGCCTGATCCCGTTCAAGGACGAGGCCGACGCGATCCGCCTGGCCAACGACATCGAATACGGCCTCTCGAGCTACGTTTGGACCGAGAACATCGGCCGTGCGCACCGCGTGGCGGCTGCAGTTGAGGCGGGCATGTGCTTCGTCAACAGCCAGAACGTACGAGACCTTCGACAACCCTTTGGCGGCACCAAGGCCTCTGGGACGGGGCGCGAAGGCGGTACGTGGAGCTATGAAGTGTTTTGCGAGCCGAAGAATGTTGCGGTGTCTATGGGGTCGCACCATATCCCGCATTGGGGGGTGTGA
- a CDS encoding Bug family tripartite tricarboxylate transporter substrate binding protein, giving the protein MTIRNKLGLAAALVAFAAATIAPHAQAQAFPAKPVRWVVGYPAGGGTDFLARTAGAQLSQQLGQPVLVDNRPGAGAIIASENVARSPADGYTVFSADNGVLVYNPALYKKLPYDAEKDFAMIGMMGRSTLVITAAPNAGLADAKALIAALKASPGKYSIATPGTGSPHHLALELFQREAGVSMLHVPYKGGAPALQDLMGGQVPLMMLDLPSGVSAVKAGKVVPLVTMGAERIPQLPNVPTAKELGYAGVEAYTWQGLVVPAATPKDAQARLGADLQKTMADAGVRQKLFDAGWEPRPVDGAEMARFVDTERKKWHALIKARDIKLD; this is encoded by the coding sequence ATGACGATCAGGAACAAACTCGGGCTCGCAGCAGCCCTGGTGGCTTTCGCCGCTGCCACCATCGCACCTCATGCGCAGGCGCAGGCCTTTCCCGCCAAGCCCGTGCGCTGGGTGGTGGGCTACCCCGCGGGCGGCGGCACCGACTTTCTCGCGCGCACCGCGGGCGCGCAGCTCTCGCAGCAGCTGGGCCAGCCGGTGCTCGTAGACAACCGCCCCGGCGCAGGCGCCATCATCGCGTCGGAGAACGTGGCGCGCTCGCCTGCCGACGGCTACACCGTGTTCTCGGCCGACAACGGCGTGCTGGTGTACAACCCGGCGCTCTACAAGAAGCTGCCTTACGACGCCGAAAAAGACTTTGCCATGATCGGCATGATGGGCCGCTCGACGCTGGTCATCACGGCCGCGCCCAATGCCGGCCTGGCCGATGCCAAGGCGCTGATCGCCGCGCTGAAGGCATCGCCGGGCAAATACAGCATTGCCACGCCCGGCACCGGCAGCCCGCATCACCTGGCGCTGGAGCTCTTCCAGCGTGAAGCCGGCGTTTCGATGCTGCACGTGCCCTACAAGGGCGGCGCACCCGCCCTGCAAGACCTGATGGGCGGTCAGGTGCCGCTGATGATGCTCGACCTGCCCAGCGGCGTCAGCGCGGTCAAGGCCGGCAAGGTGGTGCCGCTCGTCACCATGGGCGCCGAGCGCATTCCCCAACTGCCCAATGTGCCGACCGCGAAGGAGCTGGGCTACGCGGGCGTCGAGGCCTACACCTGGCAGGGCCTCGTGGTGCCCGCCGCCACCCCAAAGGACGCGCAAGCCCGCCTCGGCGCCGACCTGCAAAAGACCATGGCCGACGCCGGCGTGCGCCAGAAGCTCTTCGATGCCGGCTGGGAACCACGCCCTGTCGACGGCGCCGAGATGGCGCGCTTCGTCGACACCGAGCGCAAGAAATGGCATGCCTTGATCAAGGCGCGCGACATCAAACTCGACTGA
- a CDS encoding fumarylacetoacetate hydrolase family protein, with the protein MKHARVIHEGREHTGVSHELGGQADAAVRLDDGRIVPQEQLTWLPPLAPTARPRTILALGLNYADHAKELEFKAPEEPLVFVKGQSTLIGHRQHTHRPSGVQFMHYECELAIVVGKTARNVKRDDAYDFIGGYTVANDYAIRDYLENWYRPNLRVKNRDTCTPLGPWFVDAADVPDPMALALKTTVNGTVTQQGSTRDMIFDAPFLIEYFSRFMTLSPGDLILTGTPDGVVDCKPGDVVVTEIEHIGALVNTISGNT; encoded by the coding sequence ATGAAGCACGCACGCGTCATCCACGAAGGCCGCGAACACACCGGCGTTTCGCATGAACTCGGCGGCCAAGCCGATGCGGCGGTGCGCCTGGACGACGGCCGCATCGTGCCGCAAGAGCAGCTCACCTGGCTACCTCCGCTCGCGCCCACGGCGCGGCCCCGCACCATCCTCGCGCTCGGGCTCAACTATGCAGACCACGCCAAGGAGCTCGAGTTCAAGGCACCCGAGGAACCACTGGTGTTCGTCAAGGGCCAGAGCACGCTCATCGGCCACCGGCAGCACACGCACCGCCCGAGCGGCGTGCAGTTCATGCACTACGAATGCGAGCTGGCCATCGTGGTCGGCAAGACCGCAAGGAACGTGAAGCGTGACGACGCCTACGACTTCATCGGCGGCTACACGGTGGCCAACGACTACGCGATTCGCGACTACCTCGAGAACTGGTACCGCCCCAACCTGCGCGTGAAGAACCGCGACACCTGCACGCCGCTCGGTCCTTGGTTCGTCGATGCGGCCGATGTGCCCGACCCGATGGCACTGGCGCTCAAAACCACGGTGAACGGGACCGTCACGCAGCAGGGCAGCACGCGCGACATGATCTTCGACGCGCCGTTTCTCATCGAGTATTTCAGCCGCTTCATGACGCTCTCGCCAGGCGACCTGATCCTCACCGGCACGCCCGACGGGGTGGTCGACTGCAAGCCGGGCGACGTGGTGGTGACCGAAATCGAGCACATCGGCGCGCTGGTCAACACCATTTCCGGCAACACCTAG
- a CDS encoding fumarylacetoacetate hydrolase family protein, translating to MTPSPFLPTGTVYGTLLNFRAEVEALAPQMTQPPYKAPPKAPVLYVKTANTWSPHGSAITVPASVPEVEIGASIGMVIGAEGDIEGFVLMNDLSIPHGSFFRPPVKFKCVDGFLGIGPALRDAQEVADPANFRVEVCINGALKQSVDFSQLVRPAQQLLADVGEFMTLAHGDVLLLGCDAGRPLARAGDRIEISSPGFETLTNTLVQETAA from the coding sequence ATGACCCCCTCCCCTTTTCTGCCCACCGGCACGGTGTACGGCACGCTGCTGAACTTTCGCGCGGAGGTGGAAGCGCTTGCGCCGCAGATGACGCAGCCGCCATACAAGGCGCCGCCGAAAGCGCCGGTGCTCTATGTGAAGACGGCCAACACCTGGAGCCCGCATGGCAGCGCGATCACCGTGCCTGCGTCAGTGCCCGAAGTGGAGATCGGCGCGAGCATCGGCATGGTGATCGGCGCCGAGGGCGACATCGAAGGCTTCGTGCTGATGAACGATTTGTCGATCCCGCATGGGAGCTTCTTTCGCCCACCGGTGAAGTTCAAGTGCGTCGACGGCTTCCTTGGCATCGGCCCGGCGCTGCGCGATGCGCAGGAAGTGGCCGACCCGGCAAACTTTCGCGTCGAGGTGTGCATCAACGGCGCGCTGAAACAGTCGGTCGACTTTTCGCAGCTTGTGCGGCCGGCGCAGCAACTGCTTGCCGACGTGGGCGAATTCATGACGCTCGCGCATGGCGACGTTCTGCTGCTGGGCTGCGACGCCGGCCGGCCACTGGCGCGCGCGGGAGACCGCATCGAGATTTCTTCGCCCGGCTTCGAGACGTTGACCAACACGCTGGTGCAGGAGACCGCCGCATGA
- the hpaR gene encoding homoprotocatechuate degradation operon regulator HpaR: MASTFTHRNLPRLLLQAREAVMAHTRPSLREHALSDQQWRVLRVLGEHGAVETGRVAREAFILGPSLTGVLARMERDNLIARSRDPEDQRRTVVEATAHGMKLVKKLSSSIEAHYQWLEQSLGKTKLTQLYGLLDELIALEQPE; encoded by the coding sequence GTGGCCAGCACCTTTACCCACCGCAACCTCCCGCGCCTGCTGCTGCAGGCCCGTGAAGCCGTCATGGCCCACACGCGGCCCAGCCTGCGCGAGCATGCGCTGTCCGACCAGCAGTGGCGCGTGCTGCGCGTGTTGGGCGAGCACGGCGCGGTGGAAACCGGCCGCGTGGCGCGCGAAGCGTTCATCCTCGGTCCCAGCCTCACCGGTGTGCTCGCGCGCATGGAACGCGACAACCTGATCGCCCGAAGCCGCGATCCCGAAGACCAGCGCCGTACCGTCGTCGAAGCCACTGCGCACGGAATGAAGCTGGTGAAAAAGCTGTCCTCGAGCATCGAGGCGCACTACCAGTGGCTGGAGCAGTCGCTGGGCAAGACCAAGCTGACGCAGCTGTATGGGCTGCTGGACGAACTGATCGCGCTGGAGCAGCCCGAATGA